agagtaattaaatttaaatataattatttataaaaataccataaatgtataattataaataaatacgcTTAAATATGTGACGTTTCAAACTCGTGGCATTCTAAATGCATATTAATACTGttagaaatttatttaaatttttttctttcaaataattaggtttaaatttaGCATGACAGTCAAGTTAAAAAAACGTATCAAAAGAAATTTcttctaaaatgaaattttaattaactaatttaaaaataattttttatctaaaaagGATTCACAAATCATCCCTTCAAATTCAATCTATGGCGTGGACAAATTATTCATTAaccgaaaaaaaataaaagatctgACTAAGAGAACAAACACAATcaaaaatcaaatacaaaaaattcTAATTATAAAAGACAAGAAAAACGAATTtctaactcaagatataaatagtAGTTCTAACAAAATAAGTTATCAGGATAAAATATTAGaatcatcaaaaaaattttgGCAAATAGTAAAAAGAAGAAATATTCGATTAATCcggaaattctatttttttataaactttttcaTTGAAAAGATATACATGGATATTTTTCTATATATCATTAATATTCCAAGAACCAATACCCAACTTTTTCTTgaatcaacaaaaaaaatgatTGAGAACTTCATTCACAATAATGAAGCAAATCAAGAAAgaattaataaaactaaaaatacaacTCATTTTATTTCAACTATAAAAACCTCACTTTCTTCGGTTAGGCTGGCTACGTGCTCTGTATTATCAACGATTTCCACAGAAGATGGTAAGATGATGTCTTGAGCAGTTACATATCCGGGACCCTTGGCACAAATAAAGGCGTTACGAGTTCCATACAAATTCCCTCTCAATACaatttctttcaaattcattaaaatttcatggagaataaattacttttaatataaaaatttaatcaactcatttatttactttttctttgttTGAGCTCTAATTATATCCGAATGGAACTAAACTCTAATAGAAGGAAACAATCttgaaactatttttttgtttataaaacTAGTATCCGAAAGTTCATAATGTATATTCAATAGAATCAATACCATTACAAGTAATTCTCTCAAAATTAAACCCCTACTAGAATCtgttcatatattttttataggTAAAATTTTGAAGATAGTACATATGTTTATTGATATTTGTGTGGATTTAATCCCTCTActgttatttatttaaaactaattcttttatttttcgaaTTGTTAATTATCAATCCTTTCAATAACCTTTAGGTTACGTTTTTTGTTTTACATGTGATTATTAGAGTATAATGTGAGTTACATGTTGGATACCAcataatttaattagataaaaggtagaattctattaaaaaataattaaagcaaaGAAAGTTGAAAATGTTTTTGAGTAAACTTCTAGACCCTCCTTTGAAATCAATTGGAACTGCCTAAATTTTATTCGATctaaaacttagaattttttaatAGTTGTCAAGAATTAAATTCATgtaaaaaatcattttgaaagaaaaaaataatcacGTATATAATAACAATGATTatgtgttattatttattatcataaaaggttagcttaaaaattaaaagtaatttaatttgattaaggtTGATTGagtttcaattattaaataaagtatgaatcaaatatgtgtagataatttagtaattaatttttaatttatgatgagttgattagaaattaaaattaatgtgcAACGTTATATATGTATTAAGGCCATGGTCTCCCGAATTACATAGCATCCCATCTTAATAAAAAAAGAGTCACCTTCTTTAAATTACTTgtgttaatttaaaaaatcaaaattataaattaattgtgttaatttaaaaaatcaaaatcataagccttacaatttttaaaatatcaatgaaCTCAGggacattttttatttaattttattattgatttgttcataatcttaatttattaatatttatatatgattttacGGTTGTAATATGAGTTTCACACTATTGTtattgaacaaatattgtttcctGCGTATAACAAGAAATCTAGAAATGGAAGGCTCCTTTGATGCTCTGTGAGACAAGAGAAGCTTTTGAAAGTAGAAAGACAGAACTCCCTGTCGTCATTTCTAATTATGTATGTCACACAGTACTCTAATAATTAGATCTAaaagttaaaacaaaaaaaattcgcATCATTATTTTAACAGAGTTAACGAAAAAGTTTATTAAAGATTGAAAAAAGAGCCATTCGAAAAGAGATTATTTtttagcaaataaaagaaaagattaaattcgtataaatttataagtttagggactatcattagaattttaccattttaaatatttccattcacaaataaaataacccTCGATTGCTagaaaacagaatttaaaaaaattattattattattattaaaaaactttcaatttcaaaaccatatTGACGGCTAATTCACAACAATCATAACTGCAACCACCATAGTAGTCTTCTTGAGAAACCCTCCCTTTAATCCgttcctttttttttccctccTCAAATTCTAAAGGGATTAAGTTAAAGATGTGGACGGATCTACTTTTGCAAGCCGCTATAATTCTCGTTACGATCTTTATGTTCCTTGCTATGCACGATATTCCCAAAAAGATCTTCACCAAAATCCGTTACCGGAATCGAGCCGACTTCCAGGCGAAGCGTCACTTCGTCCTCGGAGCCCAGCTCTTGGCTCAAGCCAGATCCTCCAAGTCTCGTTCATCCACCGCCTCTTTAGCCAAACAAGCCGAAGCCGAAGCCGACAAAGCCATTTCTCTAGACCGGAAAGACGCCGCCGCTTACATCCTCAAAGCCCTAGCCCTTGATCTCCAGGGCTTCAAGACCTCCGCTCTCGACTCCCTCGACGTCGCTCTCTCCCCTATTGCTGCCAAGTCGTTGACTGATAAAGAACGAGGCGACGCGCTGTTTAAACGGGCCGAGTTGAAGATGAGCATGAATCGGCGCGGCGGCCGCGTCGACTCAGCTATTGACGATTTGACCAAGGCTCTAGAATTGATCGGAGATAACGCCAAGGCTTTTTGCCTGTTGGGAGAATGTtatgaaatgaagaagatgaaatcggAAGCTAAATCGGCATTCGAGAAAGCTCTTAAGGTCGAGCCTACCTCAATCGTCGCTTGCACCGCCATTGATCGACTCGGCTCGTAGTCAGGTCCTTTATTTTCTTCACCACCTTGTTCTCGACGCCGTCGTTTCAGATTTTCTTTTCCTGTATCATTTTGTTGTGTATTTCACTATTTCGATGTTTTTTAGAACATTCTCAATTCAATGAATTTGCcgctattttaataaaaataaatctgaaatttATTGagatttatatttcaattttgtTACAAggaatatttgataaattagagGAATTAAGGAAAAGTCGTATACGTTGTTGTACTATAGTACGGAgcaatgtattatttattttattttatttatataaaatacatttaaaatcaagtttttataATACCCTTTTTTCGATATCTAAATTTCAATGTGAcgaaaaaagtaataaatttatgACATAAAATTAAAGTGACGAGTTTTTAAAAGtagaatataaaaatacattACTTGCACATATCTTAATTCTAAGCAGAGGCGAAAGTCTACATAGGAATTAAGGTCTTCGTTTTTTCCCATGTTAGTATTGCCAGAAAAATAAGATTAGTTGACTTAAGCTTCGTTTGGGGCGACGGTGTGATGCATTGCGGTacgtttaatttattttttgttttaggttatagtatcgctacagtattTAATCTTTACCGCTATTACTGTTTTTATACTAatcgcaggtaaacgcaccgtccATCCAAATTCACCTTTAGAAAACGGGTGGTGTGGAAATTGGCCAACTTTTCTACTTTGGTGAATGATAAAAGATAAATTTCTCCTCCTTTAATGCAATGAGAGCTTGGCTTGGTGCTTACTTAACTTCCCTTGCGAATCCATTTTAAAAAGAAGCCTGTAAACATAAAAATGGCATCAAAATTGAGAAGGTGGAGCAAGGATATTATATCTCTGCTCTGCTTGGAGTGCTTCTCTATGTTACTTTAACCACTTGTTTCCATGGATTACATAACTATTTGGAGGAACATGCCGAAGTCAACCTTGCCAACAACTCGGGTCAGTAATACAATTTATTAACCTTTTCTCTCAATAAACTCTTTTGAGCAAACGAGGgatgaaaagaaaattaataacCGAGTTGGGTCTTAACACtgtcattttctttttataaactACGGCAAAATTGATACTTCTTGTTTATTTGCAGTTAAAAGACAAGGCTTGGTGGTAAGAAGCGTAAGAGATGGGTTTACAGCATTGGCAATCCGGTTTCTTCATTTCTTGGTGGCGAAATTGTTACAGTTCGCATGTGCTGGTGCTGCACCAACCGGTTCCTTTCATGCCCATCACGTTTTGGCTAGCCTTTATGCTATCAATCTTCCATCAGTCTTTGTGATAAGAATTTCAAGACATGATTGTATTTTTGGAGAATGAAAAttaaacaagtttttttttttttttacaagtcaaccaatgattaattaattttattatactcTTTCGAGATTGCCGAAACTCAAATATGAAACTAACCAACCAGttattttatatatcaaattacataattaattataaacagtcgtgttataattaattaaaggcataaaaataaaatttagtctCTAATATTTACTCATTTTATTGCTTTGatgtttttttaatcatttttttatttttaattttcgaattttattcagattattttcttttggaaaaaaaactAATTGAACTCTTTAAATTTTGATAACATTAATGTGTCACCAGCACAACAAGttacatatatttcattattaacatagatgattttttttaaaagttttaggatttttttaatttattaaattttcaaatatttttattactttattaattttttatgaattatacgTAGACGATCACATAAGTAACCATGTCAAtgcagttaaaattttaaaaatcaattagtTTTCTCATTAAAAAAGTAAtcttactaaaatttaaaaattaagagttaaaataattcaaaaaaaacataaaagtcaAAAtggcaaaacaaaacaaaaaaagctaaaattatgtaataaaaagTTTTTATAGTCTTTTGTTATATGACAAACCATAAGATGCAGTGGAAGTCAAGAAATATTAAATGAGCAATGAATATCTTTGTTTCTAATTTGGATGCGAATGTACGAATAAGattaaattcttaataataaaaaaatcatgtttttttttcttggacAAAACACCTTTGGATGGTTTTGGTTTGACACAACCAAAATTTGCGAAGTAGATGGGAAATGAGGAGATTGAGGTCCAAGGAAATTTCAGATGATAAACGTATCCTGCAAAACAAAACGGAGTGGTTTGACTACGTGCTTTGCAAGTTTAGAATCAATAATTTTGTTTactatataacaaaaaaaaacataatataaaatttgcatactattaattattaatgtatcaaattttatattaattggtAACACCTTGAACAcaactaaaacataattataataccATGTTGACCCCCCATTAGTGTTGACCAAATAAGCTTTCCTACtaccattttttatttattgaatgacatttgttaataataaatggTTTCTTAAACAATGTATAAGAGGGCTGTGGGATCATGGTAAAGGCACAACTCTTTCCTGTTTCAGAATAAGCCAGAAAGTTAATACAGAAAAAAAAGGTTGAAGAGGGGAATTGAGGTTCTTAGTGTCTTATAATGGCGTCAAAGTTGAAAAGCATGAACCAAGATATAATTTGGGTAGCCTTACTCGGGCTGGTTCTTGGTGTCTTAGCTCGCTCATGTGTTGAGGGGCTGCAAAAGAGTATGGAGGAAGAGAATGTAAGACAACAATTTGGTGAGTTCTTTCTTTTGTAACGTTCATAGTTCCTAAACTAATTCACTCAACATTATTTTGTCTGAAAAATAGagtcaatttggttgattttgtACTAACATTTTTCGTTTTGGTAATTGGGATTTGCAGATAAAGTATGCAGTAGTGCGTTTAGAAGAATTGAGGATGGTTTTGTTACATTAACAGTTAAATTCCTCCATTTCTTCATTTCAAGGTGGTTAAAGTTGAGATATTTACCGGCATTGTTTCCGGCGCCTCAGACCATGTCTATGTTGTTTTGGGTAGTATTTACTCGATTGATCTCATCCATGCCGGATAACCCTCTGCAGTAAATTTTGTTTCATCTCCATTTTTCTCTGATAAAAGGATTAAGTTAGAGAGAGGACTAAGAAAGGAAGCAAAAAGTTGAAGGTTGGATTGGCATTGTGATGATGTGCATGAATTTGGGTTATAAACAAAATTACTGTAACACCATAGCCCCCACTCTCCCAAGTTTCTGAGAATGCAAAGCTAGGCAAAACTATTTCTCATGGTTAAATTTCAATGAAAATCAACAATGAGATCAGCCATTACTTggtgaatttttatattttagtttctcTTTTTTGACTTTTAGAAACCCAGTTTTAAAGCATACAACAGTGCAAAAACCtttaaagagagagagagagagaggggataAATAGACACTAACACTTAATGCAACAACATGAAGCTGATTTTCATTCTTTAAAATGTTCAAAACTCACAATACCAACATTCTGATCTGAACCCTGCTAAAAGTTTCCTACTTTACAATGAGTTATTTTAATAATGAAGACAAATTCTAATTTACTAATGGTGCAAAATTCTCAAGATGtctgtaaaaaataataataataactagaaGAAAGATCTAGTAAGGGACCTGGTTCACCCTATTCCTTCCATTCTTTGTTTTCTCTAACAGCAAAATCAAATCCGGACGACAAAGATACCGCCTACTTTTTCTAGGACCTAGCCTTGGCCTGCGTATGCGCAGATCCTGTCCACTGCTTGGTTTAAACCAGGAATGGTTTTTGAAGCCTATGCCAGACCCAGAGAGGGATCATTAACCATTGAAGCCATCTCATCACCATCAGTCAATTTAACCAAATCAGTTAGATCATCATAAACAATGGAATGTTCCATGTATGGAAACTCGTGATTGCTATAAATAGAATTCAGAGAGGTTAAATGCTCATTTTTAGAATCAAGTCAGTCTCTATCTTTGTATCTTGGGGAGTCCCCATAACTTCAGTACCTAAAGTTTCTGAACTCAATATGTTAAAAGAATCAGTTTGAGCCCATTCTGATTTTAGCAGATCATCCGAACCAGTAACTGAAATACCATTTCTTTTGTCGTGAGAACGATCAGTATTTTTCCCAGAGAGTTTTCTTTTCAACATTTTCTTCTTGAACCGGGCTTTCTTTGCTTTGGGAACTTTCACAGTCTCGTCAGGACTCGTAGCCGTCTCTGATGCTCTCTTTCTGCAAGGAATAACCATAAGCCGAGAGTTGCCAAATGACTGATCAGGTAACTCAGATGCACTTGATTGAATAGCCAGTAAAGCAATTCTGGCAGCTTTGATCTCTGCTTCCTTTTTGGTTTTTGCCGCAGCTCCAATGTACCGAATGCCTCCAATCTCAACAGTACATGAATAGCTAGACAACCGCCCCAATGCTTCATCCTTCTGACACTGATATACTGGCATTGCATAATTCATCTTCTGCGCATACTCCTGTAGGAGATTCTTGCATAAGCCTGTCTCGTGCTGAAGCAGACATCCATAGAAGAAGGTCAACCATGAAAAATACTTTAATGATAAGCCAAAGTCACAAACTACAtgaaaatagttattttaccaCAAGAAGGTTTAGCAACTTCAAAACAAAGTTACAGAATTAATTATTACAAGCTACAACTCAATTTCTGAACCGTAAGTAATAGTTGAAAATGCCTAGCACTAAGTGAATATATAAACTAAACCATGGTAAAAACTTACAACGGGTTGAGAGACGCTTTCATTGATTTCACCAGTCTTGAACAACTCCATGAGAGCAACTTCAGCAGCCGAATGCTCTGCTGCCTTGCGATTAAAAAATCCAGGCAAAGAATCATATCTAACATTATTTACTATCACCGTCGATCTAAATGACGGTTCATGGGAAGGACCTTCCTTGATAGTCTCGTATACAGGTGTAGGAAGACCAGCTTTTTGCGCATATTCCTGCAATTGACTCTTGAAAACATAGCAATTGGAAACACCTGGAAGCAATATTGgagtaaaaagaaacaaaatgtaaGTTACAATCCCATGCAGTATGAAGAATTCTAAGGAACAATCCCTTAAAACAATCAATCAGAAAAACACAATCCCAGCTTTGAACCTATAATGCCATGCAAGGTCTCAAGCAATATGATCCTTGAAGATACTAAAATGGGTATGAAGAATTCCATGACTACCATAAAGGAACAATCCCTACTAAAACAATCAGCCATGAAAACACAATTCCAACACCGAACCCATATTCTAAAGCTTGAAAAAATAACCTAGAAAATCATCCAATATCAAGGAATgaaatctttgaaaatatttgaaCGAATACCAGGAATATAAGCTTCGCAATCCATCATAGCAATTAATCACTCGGATTACCAGAACAAAATCCCTTTTTCACAATCAAAATTCACTCTTTACCATCTCATCAATTATAAACTGAAGCAAATCCAAGCTCCGTTAAACAATGATTTTGATTCAAAAGAATGCTCATTTCATTAAATTTGGAAGATAGATCAACATCAGTGTTATTTAGCAAGGAATTTCCAgcaagtaaataaaataatatatattacctGAGAAGTTTACATTGGTGGGCATGGCTTGAAGTGATTCGTGAGCTTTTTTTGCTTAACTGAAACTTTCAAGGAAAAAAAACACGATATGAATGTATTTAGGTGAGAAATTGAAACGAAAGGCGGTGAAACTTTCCTAGCAGTTTGCACTTTGCAGGACACTGGATGAAAGGGTTTATGGAAACTAGAGTCCATGAGAGTGTTAATGAAGGTGAGAGATCAACGCCATCCAACGTATGAGATTGGGGTTAATCGCACGGCTACTGAAAagttcttctttttctttaaaaaagagaaaaaaaaacaaataaaatcataaactttttttaaagaaaagcaAATTGATTAGGTTTAGATTTTTTATCattcataatttataaatattaagatttaatgttgttattaattttaaaaattatcattattaattttttggtaagaaaataaacttgaataattaactgatcattttatatttttttaatttttgagtgataaaaaaaaattatcaatagttgaatgattattttataatatcttttagttgaatgaaaaaaatatactaataattgattgactattattttaatttatctttagTTTATTCGTTTCAACGAgaaatacaaatataataataagttCAACCAATTAAATCTTAACttaattgatataaatattattattaatatagaaATACATAAGTTCAGAAACACTAAAATGATGTTCCCTTCCTATTCAAGAATTGAGGAAAGTTATAACTAAATCTATGTGTTgtatcaaaaataataataatgagttGAATATATTCCTTGACAAAATAATGGGTTAATATATGCTTTATCTTTCAACTTGATAACTTATCTaaagttttatgtttttttttaactatCCCCGACTTGAAATTTGTTGATTGAAGCGTTGTTTGTTatattacatcaaattaaatataaaatataattaaattgtttaaaaattttaaaattaaattaatctaataaattttatattacgtgATAAATAGCTTCTTATTTACGTAttggtttttatatattttatagaaaattttaatatatatttattaatattaaacttatttaaaaaattatatcacTAACAATTTATGTTGATTTAGTTTTTGATGGATTATTAATCAAAGCTAAGTTAATATTCTTTTGAGCAAGTGACTAATGTCGTTAACTTTTGTATTGATGGTCAACAATTAGTGATACatgttctaaaaattaaaaattcaataaaagaaTTGAGTAACTTTTCGAAAATTACtcataatttgatttaatttaatatacattatctcatttttataaaaacttttaaaattcaaaacatcattttataatatgttataatttacattattaatattattttttatatatttataaagagtaattatttgatacataagcaatgaaaatttttaattttacaagtgAGATTAAGATTTTACTAGTTACCATatgtcatatttttttattttgatattctttatatctattttacggtttatattcaaaatttcgtaattgtttcttctaaaaatattGTCTCCCCCACCAATGTACCAAATAGTTATTCATTTACAAAGAAAAtgatatacatattatatatttttacattatttacttttaatatcattattatttttttataattatttttaaccgactaaattcaattaatttattttttctaaaaatattatttattcaaacaaaataatcataaatacaaatatttttaatttatgtattttgaaatagcattttaaaattttccaaaatttaaaatttattatttaaacccaaattattttttagataaacTACACTcatggtcattaaattattagtaagtttatattttagtcgttcaacttaaaaaagttacaaaatagtcactaaactattcaaaaattttcatttaagtcacaaaattatttgaaagttcTTATTTAAGTTACTAGGttgttagtttttattttaagtcCGCTAGAGAGCTCAAAGTGACCATTTGACGATTGGTAGGGTGGATCAGTATCTATCGAccagtaaaagaaaataatttagatccaagttgatttgGTAGTTAATGTCAAAGACCGAAGAAAAAATTTGTTTGGATTTCGATTCACAGATTTGTGATGTTCaaaattgtttcataaaaaaaactagACTGTAAAATAGGGGGAATAAGAGCTTTCGATTAATATAGGTAATACGAATAAAGAATGCTATACAACAATAATTTAGCCAactcagtgacttaaataaaattttttaaataataatggccattttataactttttaaaattaaataactgacacataaatttactaattaaattgatATCTAAATTATTTGTCATTCATCAATGTGGTAtctatgatttttctttttctcccaatTTACTAATTTAGTACCCGTGGTATTATTTCGTTAAccactttatttcttttttatttcctttctaaTCTCCACGTGGAAAAacggttcccttaaaaaaaaataTTCCCTTTGAATTTCTAATCCTCTTTCGCTTTCACACAAGATTCTTCTTTCTCTTTCACAGAAACTCCATTGGCGCTGGTTCATCTTGAAGCAAGGTAAGTTGGGTTCAAGGATCTGGCTTCCGTAAGTCGTCGATGCTCTTCGCGCAAGGTATTTTCTGTCGGCGCTTGCCTCGCCGTCAAGGAAACTGAGGATATCTTGAACAGGGCCTTTGCTTGCTGACCTGAAACGTTCTGGGTTGGTTTGGAACTCCAAGCCTTTGTAGCCATCCAGATCCGGGTCCTGACTTATTGTTT
The sequence above is drawn from the Gossypium hirsutum isolate 1008001.06 chromosome A05, Gossypium_hirsutum_v2.1, whole genome shotgun sequence genome and encodes:
- the LOC107957828 gene encoding uncharacterized protein, whose protein sequence is MWTDLLLQAAIILVTIFMFLAMHDIPKKIFTKIRYRNRADFQAKRHFVLGAQLLAQARSSKSRSSTASLAKQAEAEADKAISLDRKDAAAYILKALALDLQGFKTSALDSLDVALSPIAAKSLTDKERGDALFKRAELKMSMNRRGGRVDSAIDDLTKALELIGDNAKAFCLLGECYEMKKMKSEAKSAFEKALKVEPTSIVACTAIDRLGS
- the LOC107957827 gene encoding double-stranded RNA-binding protein 1, whose amino-acid sequence is MPTNVNFSGVSNCYVFKSQLQEYAQKAGLPTPVYETIKEGPSHEPSFRSTVIVNNVRYDSLPGFFNRKAAEHSAAEVALMELFKTGEINESVSQPVHETGLCKNLLQEYAQKMNYAMPVYQCQKDEALGRLSSYSCTVEIGGIRYIGAAAKTKKEAEIKAARIALLAIQSSASELPDQSFGNSRLMVIPCRKRASETATSPDETVKVPKAKKARFKKKMLKRKLSGKNTDRSHDKRNGISVTGSDDLLKSEWAQTDSFNILSSETLGTEVMGTPQDTKIETDLILKMSI